In Catenulispora sp. GP43, the DNA window CCGATCATCGGCTATCTGCCGCCGGTCATCGGTCATCGGTCATCGGTCATCGCCAGAGATCCGGTCATCGGAATCAGCCATCGAAATCAGCCGCCGAAGACCACTCGTGTGGGTGAACGCGCCCGCGATCAAGCCGCCTGGTCGGTCCCGCCGGGCATCACCCGACCTGATGCAACCACCGCACCGGCGCCCCCTCGCCCGCGTACCGGAAGGGCTCCAGCTCGTCGTCCCACGGCTTGCCGAGCAGCGCCTCGACCTCGCGCTCCAGCGTGGACTCGCCGCGGTGCGCGCGGGCCAGCGCGGCCCGCAGCCGGTCCTCGGCGATGACGATGTCGCCGTGCTGCCCGGTGGCGGCCCGGTAGACGCCGAGCGTGGGCGTGGAGCAGTAGCGCTCGCCCTCGGACCCGTCGGAGGAGTCCTCGGTGGCCTCGAAGCGCAGCTGCTGCCAGCCCCGCAGCTGCGAGGTGATGCGCGCCGCGGTCCCGGCCTGCCCGCGCCAGGACAGCTCGGCCCGCCACATGTGCGGTTCGGCCGGCTGGTGCGTCCAGTCCAGGCTGACGCGCACGCCGAGTACGCTCGCCACCGCCCACTCGATGTGGGGGCAGAGGGCGCGTGGAGCGGAGTGGATGTAGAGGACTCCGCTTGTTGTCACTGTCTTGTTTGCCGACTGTGCCGTCATCGGGACCTCCTGGCTGTGCTGCGGCGAGGTTCGCCTTCCCCAGCGGCCTTGCCCGCACCACGACCCGTGGAGCCCCATGTCAGCGGCCTTTATTGTGCCGCACGCTCCGGGCGCGGCACCAGTTGTCTTAGTGCTCTTGCACTCTAGGCGTAAGGACAACCTTCGCACAGGCCGCCAACCGGGTGAACCGCCAAGCCGGACATACCCTGAGAACTCGGAGATATCACCCCTGACATGGGTCGATAGTCCGATTGTCAGGCCGTGGTTCGGGGTTTCCCCTCACCGCCCCGCCGTCAGCCCCCGGATCACGACGTCCAGCGTCCGGTCCCGCACGAACTCCTGGTCCGCCTCCGACAGGTGGCGCTCCAGCGGCCCGCCGACCAGCAGCAGCGCGAAGCCGTGCACCACCGACCAGGCCGCGATGTCCGCGCCGGGGCGCCGCTCGGCGGGCATCCGCCCGGTCGCGACCACCTGGTCCAGCAGCCGGCCCAGGGCCAGGAAGGCCTCGGTCTGGTCGAACGGCTCGCCCTCGTACTCCTGGTGCTCCCCGCCGGGCACCGTGGTGCGGCAGAAGGCGGTCATGAACAGTCCGGCCTGGTCGATCGCGAAGTCGATGTAGGCGTTCGCCGAGGCGCGCAGCCGGGCCACCGCGACGTCGCCGGGGTCGCCGTCGTCCGGCACCGCGCAGGTCGCGGCCTCCAGCGCGGCGGCCAGGTCCGCCAGCGCGCTCTTCTTCACCTCGTCGAGCAGCGCGTCGGCGTCGGAGAAGTGCCGGTACGCCGCGGTCGCCGAGACCCCGACCCGCCGCGCCACCTCGCGCAGCACCACCGCCTCCGGTCCCCCGGTCCGGGCCAACTCCACCGCCGACTCCATCATCGCGTTGCGCAAATCGCCGTGGTGGTAGCGGGTCCGGGAGGCGGTCTTGGGCGTGCTCACCTGTTCATCGTGCCTCATGTTGACACCGTTAACAATGACCGGCATGGTTGATGTTAACGGCGTCAACTTGAAGGCCGGCGCCCAGGTCCGACACATGAGGGGGCTCCACAGCCATGCTCGGAAGAATCGGAAGACTCGCGGTCGGGCGGCCCAGAGCCGTGCTGATCGCCGCCTCTTTGCTGCTGGTGGCGATGGTCGCGGTCGGGGTCGGCGCGTTCGGCGTGCTGAAGTCCGGCGGCTTCGACGACACCGGCTCCCAGTCCTGGAAGTCGCAGCAGACCATCGACGCCCAGTTCGGCGGCCAGGCGAACCTGATCCTGGTGGTCGGCGCCCGCACCGGCGGCATCGACCAGGGCACCGCCGCCCAGGCCGGCCAGACGCTGACCCAGGAGCTGTCGGCGGACCACGGCGTGAGCAACGTCGTGTCGTACTTCGCCACCCACAGCCCGTCCCTGCGCTCCACCGACGGGCACTCCGCGATGGTCCTGGTCCGCGTCCTCGGCGACGACACCACCGTCGGCAAGACCACAGACCGCCTGCTCAGCGGCTACGTCAAGGACAACGCCGCGGTGACGGTCCAGGCCGGCGGCGAGGCGGCGGTCAACCACAACGTCACCAGCCAGGTCACCAAGGACCTGGCCGCGGCCGAGTCCATCGCCATCCCGCTGACCCTGGTCCTGCTGGTCCTGGCCTTCGGCAGCCTGGTCGCGGCACTGCTGCCGCTGGCGATCGGCCTGGTCGCGATCCTGGGCACCTTCGCCGAACTGGCGATCCTGGGCCGGCTCACCGACGTCTCGGTCTTCGCCATCAACCTGACCACCGCCCTGGGCCTGGGCCTGGGCATCGACTACGCGCTGCTGATGG includes these proteins:
- a CDS encoding DUF3145 domain-containing protein — its product is MTTSGVLYIHSAPRALCPHIEWAVASVLGVRVSLDWTHQPAEPHMWRAELSWRGQAGTAARITSQLRGWQQLRFEATEDSSDGSEGERYCSTPTLGVYRAATGQHGDIVIAEDRLRAALARAHRGESTLEREVEALLGKPWDDELEPFRYAGEGAPVRWLHQVG
- a CDS encoding TetR/AcrR family transcriptional regulator, which encodes MSTPKTASRTRYHHGDLRNAMMESAVELARTGGPEAVVLREVARRVGVSATAAYRHFSDADALLDEVKKSALADLAAALEAATCAVPDDGDPGDVAVARLRASANAYIDFAIDQAGLFMTAFCRTTVPGGEHQEYEGEPFDQTEAFLALGRLLDQVVATGRMPAERRPGADIAAWSVVHGFALLLVGGPLERHLSEADQEFVRDRTLDVVIRGLTAGR